A part of Cryptococcus decagattii chromosome 2, complete sequence genomic DNA contains:
- a CDS encoding ribosomal protein L14 — protein MIGLKGVLNVIDNTGALKVECINVLKVKTRLKSTGFATVGDEIVCVVNKARPIPANEVVKNPNASSNIQKIRKGDIRRAVVVRVKKTTQRPDGSVVRFDDSAAVLLNNKGEMLGTRIVGPVASELRKIKGGAGSGGKWEKIVMLAPKVV, from the exons ATGATTGGATTAAAGGGTGTCCTCAAT GTTATTGACAACACCGGAGCACTTAAGGTGGAATGTATCAATGTCttgaaagtcaagacaagACTAAAGTCCACTGGTTTTGCCACCGTTG GGGATGAGATCGTTTGTGTCGTTAACAAAGCTCGTCCGATCCCCGCCAACGAAGTCGTCAAGAATCCCAATGCCTCTTCCAACATTCAAAAAATCCGCAAGGGCGATATACGACGAGCAGTTGTTGTGCGCGTTAAGAAGACTACTCAACGGCCAGATGGAAGCGTGGTCAGATTCGACGACAGTGCTGCGGTTTTGTTGAACAACAAGGGTGAAATGTTGGGCACAAGGATTGTCGGGCCCGTAGCGAGCGAGTTGAGAAAGATTAAGGGTGGAGCGGGGAGCGGTGGGAAGTGGGAGAAAATCGTTATGCTGGCACCCAAA GTTGTTTAA
- a CDS encoding protein disulfide-isomerase domain has protein sequence MKLTWSVIITAALLPLSAYAGMYGQPVLHLNSKTFKSVMANEHAAMVAFVAPWCGHCKNLGPEYTAAAQSLSPLIPFYAVDCDDASNRGLCAEYGVQGYPTIKGFPKAGKGAVKEYNGERKRGALVEYAKGLVPEKVKKLRVQGDIQSDVQSFLEGKSELPHVLLVHPSSPSIPFLWKVLAHRFSNKLHFGYIRDTTSHDVLSLLGIYDSADTTRDSTRVVAWSPGSQSGELVEYHGILKFNALLEWLQTTFPSAAPSNIKQKPVKAPQSTVKSNDKKQEQISTQSQNDAAARRTKLEEIERRDRARREKAAEAASAQAMVTEPEPEIEKEATPVEDAADAAPAQVVEDTSLPAEEVEPKPMPEEAPEDEAAAGDVEVEKTEVVHEEL, from the exons ATGAAGCTTACCTGGTCCGTAATAATAACAGCAGCGCTGTTGCCTCTTTCTGCCTATGCAGGCATGTATGGCCAGCCTGTTCTCCATCTCAATTCCAAAACATTCAAGTCCGTCATGGCCAATGAACATGCGGCG ATGGTCGCCTTTGTGGCACCATGGTGTGGGCACTGCAAAAATCTCGGACCCGAATATACCGCTGCTGCCCAATCACTTTCGCCTCTAATCCCGTTCTATGCTGTTGACTGTGACGACGCGTCCAACCGTGGGCTTTGTGCCGAATATGGTGTTCAAGGATATCCAACTATTAAAGGCTTCCCCAAGGCTGGGAAAGGAGCTGTTAAGGAATACAATGgtgaaaggaagaggggtgCATTAGTGGAATACGCGAAGGGGTTGGTTCCCGAGAAAGTCAAGAAGTTGAGAGTTCAGGGAGACATTCAATCTGATGTGCAAAGTTTTTTAGAGGGG AAATCTGAGCTCCCGCATGTCCTTCTTGTTCACCCCTCGTCGCCTTCTATCCCTTTCCTATGGAAGGTTCTCGCTCACCGTTTTTCCAACAAG ctccatttcggatacATAAGAGATACCACGTCACATGATGTTCTTTCATTGCTCGGCATCTACGACTCGGCAGACACTACTCGTGACAGTACACGAGTCGTGGCTTGGTCTCCTGGTTCTCAAAGCGGGGAACTTGTAGAATATCATG GCATTCTTAAATTCAACGCCCTACTCGAGTGGCTCCAAACCACCTTTCCATCCGCCGCTCCTTCTAACATTAAGCAAAAACCTGTCAAAGCTCCTCAGTCAACCGTCAAATCGAACGACAAGAAGCAGGAGCAAATTTCTACACAATCTCAAAATGATGCCGCTGCCAGGAGGACCAAGTTGGAAGAGATAGAAAGGAGGGACAGGGCCAGAAGGGAGAAGGCGGCTGAAGCTGCAAGTGCTCAAGCGATGGTCACTGAGCCGGAACCCGAGATAGAAAAGGAGGCTACTCCTGTGGAGGACGCGGCGGACGCTGCCCCAGCGCAAGTGGTAGAAGACACCTCTTTGCCAGCTGAAGAAGTGGAACCAAAACCTATGCCTGAGGAAGCGCCCGAGGATGAAGCGGCAGCGGGGGATGTGGAGGTTGAGAAAACTGAGGTGGTTCATGAGGAATTATAA